Proteins found in one Bacillus sp. BGMRC 2118 genomic segment:
- a CDS encoding nicotinate phosphoribosyltransferase, whose translation MKEIELKLQGKIKRLTNRTFKFDERIRDGWFSAVYFLKTREIVKRHKPDNIVTMQFFQKQHAVLCGTDEVIALVKTFADHPDELEIHSLKDGDKISPFETVLTIKGPYQNFGYLEGIIDGILARRTSVATSVYNVMNAGAKNGIQKPIIFMGDRDDHYTQQAGDGYAAYIGGSKAQATHAMNEWWGKQGMGTMPHALIQLFNGDVVEAAKAYQDTFPEDELMVLVDYNNDVITDALKVAKEFGEDLKAVRLDTSRTMIDQYFVRNPDILGTFDPRGVNVPLVFALREALDNEGYHHVKIVVTGGFNEKRIIEFEEQQVPVDMYGVGSSLLKINIGFTGDNVELNGEPEAKAGRRLRPNPRLEQVD comes from the coding sequence ATGAAGGAAATAGAGTTAAAGCTACAGGGAAAAATTAAACGGCTGACAAATCGTACGTTTAAGTTTGATGAGCGTATTCGTGATGGTTGGTTTTCTGCCGTCTACTTCTTGAAAACAAGAGAAATTGTCAAACGACATAAGCCCGACAATATTGTAACAATGCAGTTTTTTCAAAAGCAGCATGCTGTATTATGTGGAACAGATGAAGTCATTGCATTAGTTAAAACGTTTGCTGATCATCCTGATGAACTTGAAATTCATTCTTTAAAAGATGGAGATAAAATTAGCCCATTTGAAACGGTACTGACGATTAAAGGACCTTACCAAAACTTCGGTTACCTAGAGGGTATCATAGATGGTATATTAGCAAGAAGAACGTCCGTTGCAACTAGTGTTTATAATGTGATGAATGCGGGAGCAAAAAACGGAATTCAAAAACCCATTATCTTTATGGGGGACCGTGATGATCACTACACACAGCAAGCTGGAGACGGATATGCTGCATACATCGGTGGCTCAAAGGCGCAAGCGACTCATGCAATGAATGAATGGTGGGGAAAGCAAGGGATGGGAACGATGCCACATGCGCTTATCCAATTATTCAATGGTGATGTTGTTGAAGCTGCAAAAGCGTATCAAGATACCTTCCCAGAAGATGAATTGATGGTACTTGTTGATTACAATAATGATGTCATTACCGATGCACTTAAAGTTGCAAAGGAATTTGGAGAAGATTTAAAAGCTGTTCGTTTAGATACTTCAAGAACAATGATTGATCAATACTTTGTTCGAAATCCAGATATTCTTGGTACGTTTGATCCACGTGGTGTTAATGTACCTCTTGTTTTTGCTTTACGAGAAGCTTTAGATAACGAAGGGTATCATCATGTGAAGATTGTAGTGACTGGTGGATTTAATGAAAAACGGATTATAGAATTTGAGGAACAACAAGTTCCTGTTGATATGTACGGAGTTGGAAGTAGCCTGCTTAAGATTAACATTGGATTCACTGGAGACAACGTTGAATTAAATGGTGAACCAGAAGCAAAAGCGGGGCGCAGGTTAAGACCGAACCCTAGATTAGAACAAGTAGACTAA
- a CDS encoding UDP-N-acetylmuramate--L-alanine ligase — MTVYHFVGIKGSGMSPLAQILHDMDIQVQGSDVEKHFFTQVALEERGITILPFNRENIKPGLTVIAGNAYADTHEEIDEALKLEIPVIRYHKFLGEFMKKFTSVAVTGAHGKTSTTGLLAHVVSGAHPTSFLIGDGTGKGAKDSQYFVFEACEYRRHFLSYHPDYAIMTNIDFDHPDYYKDIDDVFDAFQQMALQVQKGIIACGDDEYLQKIQAKVPVLFYGFGDDNDFQARNVVKSTTGTSFDVYVRNDFYASFEIPAYGDHNVLNSLAVIALCHYEDISADIVAAQLKTHKGVKRRFTEKQIGTQTLIDDYAHHPTEIKVTLEAARQKFPTREIVAIFQPHTFSRTQTFLQEFADSLKGADHVYLCDIFGSARENQGELTIEDLRGKIENASILTEDSIETLKKHEDGVLIFMGAGDIQKFQNAYEKLI, encoded by the coding sequence ATGACAGTTTACCACTTCGTTGGAATAAAAGGCTCAGGTATGAGTCCTTTAGCACAAATATTGCACGATATGGATATACAAGTACAGGGTTCAGATGTAGAGAAACATTTCTTTACTCAAGTGGCACTTGAAGAGCGAGGGATTACAATCCTTCCTTTTAATCGAGAAAATATTAAGCCTGGACTAACCGTAATTGCTGGGAATGCTTACGCTGATACTCATGAAGAAATAGATGAAGCATTAAAATTAGAAATACCAGTTATTAGGTACCATAAGTTCCTTGGAGAATTTATGAAGAAGTTTACAAGTGTCGCTGTAACAGGAGCTCATGGAAAAACATCTACTACCGGTTTACTAGCACATGTTGTTTCTGGTGCACATCCTACTTCCTTTTTAATCGGAGATGGAACAGGAAAAGGTGCAAAGGATAGCCAATATTTTGTATTTGAGGCGTGTGAATATCGCCGCCACTTTTTATCATACCATCCTGACTATGCAATCATGACAAACATTGATTTTGACCATCCTGATTATTATAAGGATATTGATGATGTATTTGATGCGTTTCAGCAAATGGCGCTTCAGGTGCAAAAGGGGATTATTGCTTGTGGTGATGATGAATACTTACAAAAGATACAAGCAAAGGTACCTGTATTATTTTATGGGTTTGGAGACGATAATGACTTCCAGGCTCGTAATGTTGTGAAGTCAACTACTGGAACATCCTTTGATGTCTATGTACGTAATGACTTTTATGCTTCATTTGAAATACCTGCTTATGGAGATCATAATGTATTAAATTCATTAGCGGTCATAGCACTTTGTCATTATGAAGATATCTCGGCAGATATTGTGGCAGCTCAATTGAAAACACATAAAGGTGTGAAACGCCGATTTACTGAAAAGCAAATCGGAACTCAAACTCTAATTGATGATTATGCTCATCACCCAACTGAAATTAAGGTAACATTAGAGGCAGCGAGACAGAAGTTTCCGACTAGAGAAATTGTAGCCATTTTTCAACCACATACGTTCTCAAGAACACAAACGTTCCTTCAAGAGTTTGCAGATAGCCTAAAAGGAGCGGACCACGTCTATTTATGTGATATTTTCGGTTCTGCTCGTGAAAATCAAGGTGAGCTAACCATTGAAGATCTTCGTGGTAAGATTGAGAATGCATCTATCTTAACAGAAGATTCAATAGAGACATTAAAGAAGCACGAAGATGGAGTTTTAATCTTTATGGGTGCTGGGGACATTCAGAAGTTTCAGAATGCGTACGAAAAGCTAATATAA